The DNA sequence TCCAAGGGTAAGGGAGCTGAAGGAGCATGGCCGGGCAAACCTTATTCTGATGCAGAAGAACCGCTTTTCCTCCCCTGACGCTGTAAGGCGATTCGTGGTGGAAGACTTCATCCATGTTGTTGACACACTGCGCTTCCTCATGGATGAGCCGGTCAAGGATGTTACTGTCCAGTCAAAAGGATCAGGCGGAAAGCTGGACCACCTCATCGTTCAGCTGATCGGGGAAAGCAGCACGGCGGTCGGCATCATGAACCGCAATGGAGGGGTTACTGAGGAAATCATCGAGTACAGCACCGGCCAGGATAAGTTTGTGGTCAATGCCCTTGTCGAAACGGTCCACTATCATGACAAAAGCATTCAGGTGACCAAATTCGGCGACTGGGAGCCCACCCTCTACAAACGCGGCTTCTACCAGCTGATCGGCCATTTCCTCGACTCGGTCCGGCAGAATAAAACTCCGGATCCCTCCATCGAAGACTCGCTCATCACCCATCAGATCTGCGAGGAGATTGTCAGGCAGATTGATCCGGAGGCTTGAGCAGGATGAAGGGACAGGTTTCTTGTCCCCATATTTGAATGACAATGAATAAAAGGAAAGCCGGAGACATCAGTTTCCGGCTTTTTGTGCCGGCCACGATATAAGCCGCCTGGAGAATTTCTGGTTTGTTCCGGGTGCAGCAAGGGAACGAGCAGTATAGAAACTATAGAGAAAGAGGGGTTTGCAATGAAGCATTACGCAAGATTTGGCCTGATGATCGCCGTTTCAACGATCATTATGTTCGGACTTATGTATTTGAATGTTTTTCAGCTCGATCATATTTTTTACAGCGAGACACGGGTGTATATGGCGCTGATCATGGGATCGGCCATGGCCATTGTCATGCTGCTGTTCATGTGGAAAATGTACAAAAATAAGCAGCTGAATTATATGATTTTAGCGGGAAGCGCCCTCGTATTCGCGGTTTCCCTCTGGCTCGTCCGCAGCCAGGCTACCATCGATGACACCGCATGGATGAAAGCGATGATCCCCCACCACTCCATCGCCATCCTGACGAGTGAACGCGCCGGCATTTCCGATCCGAGGGTCAAGAAGCTCTCTGAGGATATCATTGAAGCGCAGCGCAGGGAAATTGAGGAGATGAAGAAGCTGATTGAGGATTTGGAGGAGAAGGAATAAATGGCAGGCAATTTGCCGCCCGGCCATTGAAACTCTCCCCGGTACAAAAAACTGGCTCCTTCCGCCATGGAAGGAGCCTTTCTGTGTGCTTATGCCAGTACGCCTTCTTTATATTTCTTTTCAAGGGTTGGCCAGTATTCTTTATTAGCTTCAATAAGGTCATCCAGCACTTTTTTCGCCACGAAAGCGGATGGGATGGTTTTATTCAGAGTGAAGGCCTGCAATGCTTTTTCATATGAGCCTTCTGTGATGGCTTCTACCAGGATCTTCTCGGAAGCAAGCTGCTGCTCGATCATCGCTTTGTGGAAGTATGGGATCTCTCCCACATATTCAGCGACCGGTCCTTTATTGGTGATCAGTGCAGGCACTTCGATCATGGCGTCTGCCGGAAGATTTGGGATGGTGCCGTTGTTTTCCACCATAACCAGATAGCGATTAGCGAGGTTTTTCGCGATTGAAACGGTAACGTCGACGATAAAGATGCCATGTACGCCAACGTGGAAGGCATCTTCAAGCACACCGGTTTCCTCAAACTTGCGCACTGTTTCGAACAGTGATTTTTCCCGGCCTTCCATGACCTCATTGGCACGTGTATGCTCCTTGTTGGAGTTCTCAACGATATAGTCAGGCAGCAGATAGTACTGCAGATAAGGATTTGGCAGGTAATCAGGGAACATATCCATGATTGGCTTGATATTCTTGAACGTCTTGATCCATGATGAATCAGCATGTCGGTAGTCAATCTTGGAGATGTCCTCAGTCAGCAGTCCGTACTTGCTGACATGCTCGCGAAGCTCCGGCAGACGGTCAACACCGTCAACTTCTACCTTCGTGAACCACCCGAAATGATTGAGCCCAAAATAATCCACATTCAAGTCTTCCCTGCCGACTCCAAGGATCCCTGCCATATTGCGCATGGTTGCAACAGGCATATCGCAAATATTGACGACCTTTGCATTCGGGCGCAGCTTGCGCACTCCCTCAGCAACGATGGAAGCAGGGTTGGAGTAGTTGACAATCCAGCATGAATCTTTTGCGTATTTTTCAACATAATCAATGAGTTCGACCATCGGGAAAATTGTCCTTAAGCCATATGCCAGTCCGCCTGGCCCGCATGTTTCCTGGCCAACAACGTTATGGGATAATGGAATTTTTTCGTCCAGCTCCCTCATTGCATATTTGCCGACCCTCATTTGGGCAAAAACAAAGTCTGCATCTTCAAAGGCTGTTTCCGGATCGGTTGTATCAATCACCTTAATTTGATCTGTATATTCAGCAATAACCGCTTTGGCTGCCACAACAACCTTTGATTGCCTCTCTCCATCAATATCATAGAAGCGAATTTCCGACAATGGCAGATCTTCCAAGCGATCCATCAGGCTTCTGACAATTCCCGGTGTATACGTGCTTCCTCCGCCTGCAATAGCCAATTTATAAGTAGTCATGGTTAAATTCCCCCTAAGTTTTGATCAACAGATTCTCGGACCGTTTTTACATTTAATCCGTACACAACCTGAACGTTATTCCCTGACTTTATGACACCTTTTGAACCTGTTTCCTTCAGCAGGCCTTCATCCACCTTGCCGGGGTCCTTCAGGACAAGTCTTAGACGTGTATAGCAGTTATCAACATTTTCAATATTTTCTGTGCCGCCCAAAGCCGCGATGATCGTTTCACCCATCGCAGATGCATTTCCAGCTGCTGCTTCTCTTTTAGCCTGCACAGGCTGTCCTTCTGCTGCAGTGTCTTCCTCGCGTCCCGGTGTCTTCAGATCCAGCTTTACAATCAGGAAGCGGAAGATGACAAAGTAAGCAGCGAACATGATCAGTCCGACCAGGATAAACATCGGCCAGTTGGATTTTTCTGTGCCAAGAGGCAGGTTGTAAAGCAGGAAGTCAATAACGCCATTGGCACCGATTGCATGGACATCAAATATATGCAAGAGCATGATCCCTACTCCAGCCAGGACGGCATGGATGGCAAACAGGATCGGAGCCGTAAATAAGAATGCAAATTCAATCGGTTCGGTAACACCCAAAAGGAAGGAAGTGAATGCAGCCGGCACAAGGATTGCCTTCGCAACCGCTCTCTTCTTCTTGTCGGCAGCCATGTACATGGCCAGGGCAGCCCCCATCAGGCCGAACATTTTGCTCAAGCCGCGGGCATCCCAGTTAACGGTATCGCTAAGCACCTTTACAGATGAATCAGCCATTTCAGCAAAGTAGATATTCCTTGCACCATGGACAATTTCCCCGGCAATTGACTGTGTGCCGCCAAGCTCTGTATACAGGAATGGAGTGTAGACGAGGTGGTGGAGTCCAGTCGGGATTAGAATCCTTTCCAGGAAGCCGTAGATCAGGAAGCCGAATGCCCCCATGCTCTTGATGCCGTTGGCCAAATTGGTGATTCCATTCTGGACAATCGGCCAGAATTCTGCTGCAAAGGCACCAAGGAGCATCGCAGTCGGGATGGCCAGTATGGCCACAAAGCGGTGTCCGGAATAGATGGACATCACACCCTTGAATTCTGTGCTGGAATATTTATTATGCAGGACACCAACCAGGGCTCCGATGAGGATTCCTGAGAATACCCCCATCTCCAGCACCTGAACGTTCAGCACCATCCCTTGTCCGGCCATTTGCATTTCCTCAGCCGGCACCAGGCGGTCAGATAGCTTCAGCACCTGATTCATAGCGTTGATGAATATAACGAAAGTGACAAGACCGGTTAAGGCCGCATAGCCTTTATCCTTTTTTGCCAGCCCGATTGGAATCCCGACCGCAAAAATCAGCGCCAGGTTCTGCAGGATCGAAACAGCGGAAGAAGAAATGAACTTTCCGATGTTCTGGATCACCGGGTGGTCGAGGAACGGAATATATTGTGCGAGATTTCCGTTTCCAAACACGTTCCCGAACGCAATATATAGGCCAATGATTGGCAGTATTAAAATAGGAGCAAACATGGATTTACCAAAAAGCTGAAGACCATTTACAACCTTTTTCATATGCAACTTCCTTTCCATCGATCAAAAGCTGTCGTTTACAATTCAAAGTATAAGCATGGGCCAAATTTATGAAAAGGCTTTCTCAGGATTCTGTACTATGTGAACAAAAAACGTAACATGTTACATGTTGCGTTCAGGGGATGTTCGGGGTGAAGGCCTGGTCTTGTAAGGGGAAATAGGGAAGTCCGTTTCTTATCAGGCGCGGTCTTTACGATACTTGAAATTGGCATATTATCTCGTATTCCAATGTGGACTTCCCTGTAAAAGAATCTATCAGCATTTGCAGTTCATTCGGTGCCCCCTGCTTCGCTTTTCCTCAATACTCCTTGATGATTCCCTTTTTAATCGCCAGAATGAGGATAATATCAATCATCATGAACATATTGGATTCATAGGAGGTTACCTGAAACTCCTGCTGGGATTCGATCGTCGGGTCAAGGACGGAAAAGACGATATCTGCAAGATTGGCAGTTGTGCTGCGGCTGTTGCCTGTAAAAAGGACGGTCCTGATTCCTTTATCCTTGGCAATCTTCATTTTTTCTATGACCTTGCCAGTCTCGCCTGAACGGGAAAAGACAATCATGACGTCATACTTTTGGATATTGTTGAAAAAGATGGCCCGGCTGTCGCTTGTGGAGGCATTGGATACATAATAGCCAAACAGCTCCAGCTTTTTTGAAAGATAATTGGAAAACAGGGTAGAAAAGCCCGCCCCATAAAAATAAATCTTGCTGCTTTTCTCTATTTCAGCCAGGAATGCCTGGATGCTGTTCTCATCAAGAGCTTCAAAGCTGGAATTAAAATTGCGGACGAATTCCTGCCTTGATTCCTCCAGGGGCGAATGGATCTCAACAACCGACCCGTGGTCGGAATCATGCGCATTCTTGATCTTAAGCCCTAAATTAAAAATAAACTCGCTATAGCCGCTGAAGCCAAGCTTCTTGCAGAGCCTCATGATGGAGGTGGTTGAAACATACAGTTCATCAGCCGCGTTTCGGATGCTCAAAGGCTTGTCCTCAAATTTCCTTTTTATCAGAAAGGAAAGGATGTCCATCTCCGACTGGCTCAAATCACGGTCACTGGCATAATCGAAAAAGATCTTCTCTGATTTCTCCATTTTCACTCTTCCCTCTTGTTGGTTTTCGCACTGTATCTTTGCTTTTATTATCTCACAAAAACAGTTCAGTTATGGCAGTCAGGGTCTGTATTGCTGATATCTGAGTCATCGGCCTTGATGATAACTTTTCAGAAAATTTATAATTAATTATCTTTGGCTCTTGTTTCCGGGAGGCTTAGATTATATCCTAGTCTGTATAGCATTTTGCCATGGCTGGTTTTTGTCCTTTTTTCCCTATACATATTGCAGGGCCGGATTCAGGGGAAGTGCTTGAAGTGAAAATCCATTTAGAAGGAGAGATGCCCGTGGATAAGAAAGTGGCGAATAAGGTATTGATTGCAAGTTTGATAGGCAGTTCGATTGAGTGGTTTGATTATTTCCTGTACGGGACGGTGGCGGCGCTTGTTTTTAATCAGGTGATCTTCCACAGTGAAGATCCGGCGGTCGGCCTGCTGCTGGCGTATGCTTCATTTGCGCTGGCATTCTTCATTCGTCCGCTGGGCGGTGTGATTTTTGCCCATATCGGCGACAGGATCGGCAGGAAGAAAACGCTTGTCCTGACATTGTCGCTGATGGGGGGATCAACCGTTTTAATGGGGCTTTTGCCTACTTATGCTTCCATCGGGGTGGCAGCGCCAATCCTTTTGATTATCCTTCGCCTGATCCAGGGCATCGGGCTTGGCGGCGAGTGGGGCGGAGCGCTCCTGCTTGCAGTGGAGTATGCGCCTAAAGAGAAGCGCGGCCTGTTCGGCAGCGTCCCGCAGATGGGCGTGACGATCGGAATGCTGCTCGGCACACTGGCATTATCCATCATGTCGCTGCTCCCGGAAGCGGCCTTCATGTCATGGGGCTGGCGCGTCCCTTTCATCCTTAGCGCCCTGCTCGTTATTTTCGGGCTGTGGATCCGCAAAGGGATCGATGAGACACCTTCTTTTAAGAAAGCCCAGGAAAAGGGTGAAATCGCAAAGGTTCCGTTCGTCGAAACAATGCGCACCCATTGGAAGGAAGTGCTGATTGCGGTTGGCGCCAAGGTAGTCGAAACCGCACCCTTTTATATTTTTTCAACCTTCATTGTTTCCTATGCGACCACCCAGCTCGGCTTTTCGAGGACAGTGACGCTCAACGCGGTCACCATTGCCACGATTGTCACAACCATCCTGATTCCGATCATGGGCGGCCTTTCTGATAAGATTGGCCGAAAGAAGCTGTATGTCGGAGGCACAATCTTAATGATGCTCTATGCTTTCCCTTATTTCTGGATGCTTCAGCAGGGATCTTCCCTGATGCTGATCGTTGCGACAGTCCTCGGCCTCGGTATCATTTGGGCCCCTATAACGGCTGTGCTCGGGACTATGTTCTCTGAGATTTTTAAATCGAATGTCCGCTATACCGGCATTTCCCTGGGCTACCAGATCGGGGCTGCCCTTGCCGGGGGAACCGCGCCGCTGATTGCGACCGCCCTGCTCCAGGCATATGACAACTCCTATGTCCCGGTTGCCCTTTATATTATGCTGACTGCTGCCATCTCTCTGGTTGCCGTGGCAAGCATCAAGGACCGGAACAACCAGGACTTGGACACCAGCACAGTGATCTCAGAAACCCCAAAGACAAACGCTACGCTTTAAAAAATGAAAAAGGAATTGCTGCGGCAGTTCCTTTTTTTCAGAAAGAGAGGAATTATGAATGCTTATTTTATCCGAAAAAGACATACGATCCTTTTATTCTATGAAAAATGCCCTCCAGGATATGAGGGAAGGCCTGATCCGGCAAACAGAAGCTGAAATCCTCAATCCGCACCGGACAGTCCTCGATATCCCCGAGCATGAAGCATCTGCCCTTTATATGCCGTGCGCCATGCCATCGGCTGGAAAATCCGTTGTCAAGGCTGTTACCATTTTCCCGCACAACCCTTCCATCGGCAAGAAAACGACCCAGGGGGTGATTTTATTAAGTGATGCCAGGAATGGCGATCACCTTGCCCTTTTGAACGCCTCCTATCTGACAAGCCTGCGGACCGGGGCGATCAGCGGGGTGGCAACTGCGCATCTGGCGCGGGAGGATGCCCGGACTGTTGCTGTCATCGGCTGCGGGGCAATGGCAGAGGAACAGCTGCAGGCCGTCCTTGAAGTCAGGGAGATTTCCAGTGTTATCCTTTATAACCGCACGACAGATAAGGCCCATCGGTTTGCCGGGAAAATTAAAGATCTCTGCCCGGACTTTGACGGGACAATCACAATCTCCGGCGATGCTGACAGTGCCGCTGCCGAAGCGGATATCATTATCTGCGCCACCCGCTCTTCCACTCCTGTTTTTTCAGGGAAAGCTCTTAATCCTGGCACCCATATCAACGGTGTCGGCTCTTATCAGCCTCATATGCAGGAAGTCGGCGAGGAGACGCTGCTGAAATGCTCTAAAATTGTAGCTGATACGATTGAGGGCGTAAAAGAAGAGGCTGGCGATTTGATCATTCCGGCAAATTCAGGGACCTGGAGCTTTGATCAGCTGCACGGTGAACTCGGGGAGCTCGCAGCAGGGCTGATTTCCGGCAGGGAAAATGATCAGGAAATCACCTTTTTCAAATCGGTTGGCACAGCCTATTTCGACCTGGCCATTGCCAGTGCTGTCTATCAGAAAGCACTCGAACTCGGAGCAGGTACCGAGGTGGAAATATAGCAAAGAGAGGGACGGGCTTACCGTCCCTCTTTCGGCTGAGCCAGGGGGTCTGTCCCCTTGGCTCCCTGCCGCAGCACCGAGTGGATGGCCTGCTGGATTTCTTTGTATCCGGTGCATCTGCAGATATTGGATTGGAGCCATTCTGTTATGGTTTCTTCGTCTGCATGCAGGTCTGTCCGGGCGAGGGCGTGGGCATTCATGATGAAGCCTGATGTGCAATAGCCGCATTGGAATGCGAAGTGTTCGACGAATGCTTTCTGGATCGGGGCATTCTTCAGCCCCTCAATTGTCTGGATTCTTTTACCCTCTCCTTCAACCGCCAGCATCAGGCAGGATTTGATCGGGATATCATCAGCCAGTATGGTGCATGCCCCGCAGTCGCCGTTCAGGCAGCCCGGCTTTGAACCAGTCAGGCCCAGGCGCACCCGCAGCACATATAATAGAGTGTCTGCAGGCCTCGCGGTCAGCTCCATTTCCTCTCCGTTCACAATAAGCATCAGCCGCTTAGAGCTGGTCATTGCCTCTCACCCTCTAACTGTTGAATGCAATCGGTTATGGTGTTCCTTAATACAAATAATCTGTACTCTTTCGACCCCTCTACATCATCCAGGACGGGCTGCGGCAGATAGGCGAGAGCTCTTTCAGCCCGTTCGGCGGCTGTCAGCGCCCTGTCATTCAGTATCATTTCCACTTCCCGGGAACGGAACGGGAAAGGACAGACGCCGCTGAAGGCCATCCGGATTTCTCCTTCCTTCAGAAGTGCGGCTGCCGTTACGAGCGGGTAGCCTGTGTCCCACTGTTTTCTCCTTTTGATGCTCACGTACGGCAGATCCCTGTACTTTTTTTCAACCAGTATGGAAAAGAGGAATTCTCCTTCTTTAAGCCTGATTTCCTGTTCAAATACGTGATGGATCGGATGGTAAACAAGCCCTTCTGTTCCGGCGATCCCGAGCAGGCAGTCTGAGAGCAGCAGCGGCAGGACGGCTTCCCGGTAAAAAAACTGGCCGCAGATATTGCCGGCGAGTGTAATTTTATTGCGTGACGTCCTGTCGGCGATTTCGCCTGCCGTCTTTGCAAGCAGCGGGAATAAGCCCGATTCCGCAATGGCTGTCAGGGTTGCCCCTCCCCCAAAAATCAGATAATGCTCATCCTCTCCCAAGCACTGATATCCTTCAATTCCTCTCAGATCAATGACGGCATTCGTATAAACAAGATTGAGCCTTCCCAATGTAATCAGCTCTGTAAGCCCGGAAAAATAAGAAGGCTTTTTCCCGCTGCTTCTATTTTCATAGTATTGCCTGACTGCCTCCTCAATGGACTGCGGCTTGCTGTATTGGAAGTCAAAAGGAATCATCGCTTTACCCCGCTGACTTTTCTCCACAATGTTTCAGGCAGGAGAGGAAGAGTATCAAGCTGGACACCGATGGCGAGGGATAGGGCATTCCCAAGCGCGGCAGGCATGCCGATGAGTCCGTGCTCGCCGGCTCCTCTGGCTCCATAAGGACCCGCAAGGTGAGGCGTTTCCACAAATTCAGTGATATATTCCGGCTCTTCTCCATAATGGAGCGGGCGGTAGGTTCGAAGCTGCG is a window from the Bacillus infantis NRRL B-14911 genome containing:
- a CDS encoding Gfo/Idh/MocA family protein — encoded protein: MKIGIIGLGDIAKKAYLPVLSEQEKIELVLCTRNAETLNLLADKYRIRETAGTVEELIAAGAEAAIVSTATEAHFEIAQKLLLHDIHVYIDKPVSMNLEETERIVSLAKEKGKIAMTGFNRRFIPRVRELKEHGRANLILMQKNRFSSPDAVRRFVVEDFIHVVDTLRFLMDEPVKDVTVQSKGSGGKLDHLIVQLIGESSTAVGIMNRNGGVTEEIIEYSTGQDKFVVNALVETVHYHDKSIQVTKFGDWEPTLYKRGFYQLIGHFLDSVRQNKTPDPSIEDSLITHQICEEIVRQIDPEA
- a CDS encoding DUF305 domain-containing protein, whose amino-acid sequence is MKHYARFGLMIAVSTIIMFGLMYLNVFQLDHIFYSETRVYMALIMGSAMAIVMLLFMWKMYKNKQLNYMILAGSALVFAVSLWLVRSQATIDDTAWMKAMIPHHSIAILTSERAGISDPRVKKLSEDIIEAQRREIEEMKKLIEDLEEKE
- a CDS encoding 6-phospho-alpha-glucosidase — translated: MTTYKLAIAGGGSTYTPGIVRSLMDRLEDLPLSEIRFYDIDGERQSKVVVAAKAVIAEYTDQIKVIDTTDPETAFEDADFVFAQMRVGKYAMRELDEKIPLSHNVVGQETCGPGGLAYGLRTIFPMVELIDYVEKYAKDSCWIVNYSNPASIVAEGVRKLRPNAKVVNICDMPVATMRNMAGILGVGREDLNVDYFGLNHFGWFTKVEVDGVDRLPELREHVSKYGLLTEDISKIDYRHADSSWIKTFKNIKPIMDMFPDYLPNPYLQYYLLPDYIVENSNKEHTRANEVMEGREKSLFETVRKFEETGVLEDAFHVGVHGIFIVDVTVSIAKNLANRYLVMVENNGTIPNLPADAMIEVPALITNKGPVAEYVGEIPYFHKAMIEQQLASEKILVEAITEGSYEKALQAFTLNKTIPSAFVAKKVLDDLIEANKEYWPTLEKKYKEGVLA
- a CDS encoding PTS transporter subunit EIIC, with protein sequence MKKVVNGLQLFGKSMFAPILILPIIGLYIAFGNVFGNGNLAQYIPFLDHPVIQNIGKFISSSAVSILQNLALIFAVGIPIGLAKKDKGYAALTGLVTFVIFINAMNQVLKLSDRLVPAEEMQMAGQGMVLNVQVLEMGVFSGILIGALVGVLHNKYSSTEFKGVMSIYSGHRFVAILAIPTAMLLGAFAAEFWPIVQNGITNLANGIKSMGAFGFLIYGFLERILIPTGLHHLVYTPFLYTELGGTQSIAGEIVHGARNIYFAEMADSSVKVLSDTVNWDARGLSKMFGLMGAALAMYMAADKKKRAVAKAILVPAAFTSFLLGVTEPIEFAFLFTAPILFAIHAVLAGVGIMLLHIFDVHAIGANGVIDFLLYNLPLGTEKSNWPMFILVGLIMFAAYFVIFRFLIVKLDLKTPGREEDTAAEGQPVQAKREAAAGNASAMGETIIAALGGTENIENVDNCYTRLRLVLKDPGKVDEGLLKETGSKGVIKSGNNVQVVYGLNVKTVRESVDQNLGGI
- a CDS encoding MurR/RpiR family transcriptional regulator; the protein is MEKSEKIFFDYASDRDLSQSEMDILSFLIKRKFEDKPLSIRNAADELYVSTTSIMRLCKKLGFSGYSEFIFNLGLKIKNAHDSDHGSVVEIHSPLEESRQEFVRNFNSSFEALDENSIQAFLAEIEKSSKIYFYGAGFSTLFSNYLSKKLELFGYYVSNASTSDSRAIFFNNIQKYDVMIVFSRSGETGKVIEKMKIAKDKGIRTVLFTGNSRSTTANLADIVFSVLDPTIESQQEFQVTSYESNMFMMIDIILILAIKKGIIKEY
- a CDS encoding MFS transporter — protein: MPVDKKVANKVLIASLIGSSIEWFDYFLYGTVAALVFNQVIFHSEDPAVGLLLAYASFALAFFIRPLGGVIFAHIGDRIGRKKTLVLTLSLMGGSTVLMGLLPTYASIGVAAPILLIILRLIQGIGLGGEWGGALLLAVEYAPKEKRGLFGSVPQMGVTIGMLLGTLALSIMSLLPEAAFMSWGWRVPFILSALLVIFGLWIRKGIDETPSFKKAQEKGEIAKVPFVETMRTHWKEVLIAVGAKVVETAPFYIFSTFIVSYATTQLGFSRTVTLNAVTIATIVTTILIPIMGGLSDKIGRKKLYVGGTILMMLYAFPYFWMLQQGSSLMLIVATVLGLGIIWAPITAVLGTMFSEIFKSNVRYTGISLGYQIGAALAGGTAPLIATALLQAYDNSYVPVALYIMLTAAISLVAVASIKDRNNQDLDTSTVISETPKTNATL
- a CDS encoding ornithine cyclodeaminase family protein, whose translation is MLILSEKDIRSFYSMKNALQDMREGLIRQTEAEILNPHRTVLDIPEHEASALYMPCAMPSAGKSVVKAVTIFPHNPSIGKKTTQGVILLSDARNGDHLALLNASYLTSLRTGAISGVATAHLAREDARTVAVIGCGAMAEEQLQAVLEVREISSVILYNRTTDKAHRFAGKIKDLCPDFDGTITISGDADSAAAEADIIICATRSSTPVFSGKALNPGTHINGVGSYQPHMQEVGEETLLKCSKIVADTIEGVKEEAGDLIIPANSGTWSFDQLHGELGELAAGLISGRENDQEITFFKSVGTAYFDLAIASAVYQKALELGAGTEVEI
- a CDS encoding (2Fe-2S)-binding protein, encoding MTSSKRLMLIVNGEEMELTARPADTLLYVLRVRLGLTGSKPGCLNGDCGACTILADDIPIKSCLMLAVEGEGKRIQTIEGLKNAPIQKAFVEHFAFQCGYCTSGFIMNAHALARTDLHADEETITEWLQSNICRCTGYKEIQQAIHSVLRQGAKGTDPLAQPKEGR
- a CDS encoding FAD binding domain-containing protein; this encodes MIPFDFQYSKPQSIEEAVRQYYENRSSGKKPSYFSGLTELITLGRLNLVYTNAVIDLRGIEGYQCLGEDEHYLIFGGGATLTAIAESGLFPLLAKTAGEIADRTSRNKITLAGNICGQFFYREAVLPLLLSDCLLGIAGTEGLVYHPIHHVFEQEIRLKEGEFLFSILVEKKYRDLPYVSIKRRKQWDTGYPLVTAAALLKEGEIRMAFSGVCPFPFRSREVEMILNDRALTAAERAERALAYLPQPVLDDVEGSKEYRLFVLRNTITDCIQQLEGERQ